In the Rubrivivax gelatinosus IL144 genome, GCGCTGCGTTCGGCGGCGATGCGGCTGCGCTCGGCGCGGTCGTCGAGATCCGAGGTGGCGGAAGCCGCCAGCGCGGCCCAGGAGGCGGCCAGCAGCGGCAGCGCGGCCAGCGGCGGGAGAAGACGGCGATACATCGGCGGGAGTGTGCCCGAGGGCGAAGCTTCAGGTCAGCGAGGTGTCGACCTCGCGGCGTTCGAGCCCGAGGTACTCGGCCGACTGCATCTCGCGCAGCCGCGACACGGTGCGCGGGAACTCGTGGGCCAGCGGGCCGTCGGTGTACAGCGCCTCGGGCGGCACCTCGGCCGAGACGAGGAACTTGACGCGCCGGTCGTAGAGCACGTCGACCAGCCAGGTGAAGCGCCGCGCCTCGCTGGCCAGGCGCGGCGGCATCGCGGGCACGTCCGACAGGATCAGCGTGTGGAAACGCGAGGCCAGCTCGAGGTAGTCGTTCTGCGAGCGCGGACCGCCGCACAGCGTCTTGAAGTCGAACCAGACGACGCCGCCGGCACGCCGGCGCGCGCGCAGCTCGCGGTGCTCGATGTGCAGCAGCGGGTCTTCGTCACGCGCCTCGGCCAGGCGCTCGAAGGCTTCGGCCAGCGCGCGCTCGGCCTCGGCGTCGGCCGGGCAGTGGTAGGTGGCGACCTGCTGCAGCGTGCGCTGGCGGTAATCGATGCCGGCGTCGACGTCGACGACTTCCAGCTGCGCCTTCAGCAGCTCGATGGCCGGCAGGATGCGGTCGCGGTGCAGGCCGTTAGGGTACAGGTCGTCGGGGTGGAAGTTGGACGTCGTGACGATGCTGACGCGGTTGTCGAACAACGCCTGCAGCAACCGGTGCAGGATCATCGCGTCGGTGACGTCGGCGACGTGGAACTCGTCGAAGCAGATCAGGCGGAAGCGCCGCGCGATGCGCCGGCCCAGCTCGTCCAGCGGGTCGACGGTGCCTTTGAGGTCCTGCAGTTCGCGGTGCACCTCGCGCATGAACTCGTGGAAGTGCAGCCGCGTCTTGCGCACCAGCGGCACGGCCTGGA is a window encoding:
- the zapE gene encoding cell division protein ZapE; translated protein: MSGVRALYEATLAERGYQSDPAQLRAIDALERCEREWADYKARRGNRITKLLVRPPIPRGVYMVGGVGRGKSFLMDCFFQAVPLVRKTRLHFHEFMREVHRELQDLKGTVDPLDELGRRIARRFRLICFDEFHVADVTDAMILHRLLQALFDNRVSIVTTSNFHPDDLYPNGLHRDRILPAIELLKAQLEVVDVDAGIDYRQRTLQQVATYHCPADAEAERALAEAFERLAEARDEDPLLHIEHRELRARRRAGGVVWFDFKTLCGGPRSQNDYLELASRFHTLILSDVPAMPPRLASEARRFTWLVDVLYDRRVKFLVSAEVPPEALYTDGPLAHEFPRTVSRLREMQSAEYLGLERREVDTSLT